In Leptospira perdikensis, a single genomic region encodes these proteins:
- a CDS encoding transferase, producing MRISKFPQTIIFAVTSANHNNTRRNPLPLYQRAMMVQDFSKDIGIPSLVIPIDDIGQSPNFASYTIKKIEAETEMQLHLTPANTIVLCSTPVANLYSELGYSILPVERIPGREDKYHTKLPWEILEGLAKPVGKGENKTKEELVSYMDPTSIRLWNVYGIWDKIKMLFSDSVIGEDGDLTESRDYNTYVREMDTIAELKFNETKNYILPGRIGDIGCAVGSWIKLACENERLFESDFYGVEIARHLFQVCEQRKENGEFLNPNVFFLRKNAVSGLVYPAGTMNTIHSSSLTHEIESYGNRDKLLSFIQNRYLELAMGGVWINRDVVGPEDKEREVFVWFQDADGTNLGQEPKSFADLKEYLDSLSTKERFFRFQSDFRKEEGYVLRTKSIFVDGIEYHRMKLADVCEYLSKKDYTDNWESEMHESFCFWSFSDWKSHLESVGFQVSSKSHAYRNEWLVENRYLGKTKIFTSEKDVPHSKEDLIPMDFPVTHMLLLAEK from the coding sequence TTGCGGATTTCCAAATTTCCCCAAACCATCATCTTCGCAGTCACCTCTGCCAATCATAATAACACAAGACGAAACCCACTTCCACTTTACCAACGTGCGATGATGGTCCAGGATTTTTCTAAGGATATAGGGATTCCTTCTTTGGTGATTCCCATTGATGATATTGGTCAATCACCTAACTTTGCTTCGTATACAATCAAAAAGATTGAAGCAGAAACGGAGATGCAACTACACTTAACACCAGCGAATACGATTGTTCTTTGTTCTACTCCCGTAGCCAATTTATATTCGGAACTTGGGTATTCCATCCTTCCAGTGGAACGAATTCCGGGTAGGGAAGATAAGTATCATACCAAACTTCCTTGGGAAATTTTAGAAGGTTTGGCTAAACCAGTAGGGAAGGGAGAGAATAAAACTAAAGAAGAATTGGTTTCCTATATGGATCCAACAAGCATTCGTTTGTGGAATGTGTATGGAATTTGGGACAAAATAAAAATGTTGTTTTCTGACTCGGTGATTGGTGAAGACGGAGACCTGACCGAATCTCGAGATTATAATACTTATGTTCGGGAGATGGATACTATCGCCGAACTGAAGTTTAATGAAACTAAAAATTATATTTTACCAGGACGAATTGGCGACATTGGATGTGCCGTAGGATCTTGGATTAAACTTGCTTGTGAAAATGAGCGATTGTTCGAATCCGATTTTTACGGAGTGGAGATCGCAAGACATCTGTTTCAAGTTTGTGAACAAAGAAAAGAAAATGGAGAGTTCCTCAATCCCAACGTTTTTTTCTTAAGGAAAAATGCCGTGAGTGGACTTGTTTACCCTGCAGGAACGATGAATACCATCCATTCCTCCTCACTCACTCACGAAATTGAATCCTATGGCAACCGGGACAAACTTCTTTCTTTCATTCAGAATCGTTATCTGGAACTGGCGATGGGTGGGGTTTGGATCAATCGGGATGTTGTTGGACCTGAGGATAAAGAAAGAGAAGTATTCGTTTGGTTTCAGGATGCAGATGGTACCAATTTAGGACAAGAACCAAAATCATTCGCTGATCTCAAAGAGTATTTGGATTCTTTGTCCACAAAGGAACGATTTTTCCGATTTCAATCCGACTTTCGAAAGGAAGAAGGTTATGTGCTTAGGACTAAGTCCATTTTCGTCGATGGTATAGAATACCACCGTATGAAACTTGCCGATGTATGTGAATATCTCTCCAAAAAAGATTATACGGACAATTGGGAAAGTGAAATGCACGAATCTTTTTGTTTTTGGAGTTTTAGTGATTGGAAATCCCATTTAGAATCCGTTGGGTTTCAGGTTTCGTCCAAATCACATGCCTATCGGAATGAATGGTTGGTGGAAAATCGGTATTTAGGCAAAACCAAAATATTTACATCGGAGAAGGACGTTCCTCATTCTAAGGAAGATTTAATTCCTATGGATTTTCCTGTGACTCATATGCTTTTGTTAGCGGAAAAATAG
- a CDS encoding Hpt domain-containing protein has product MNDPEDRAWLKEMITSLLENMATRIENLDRLLVSKEPKDLQAELHQIKGVAANFGLAALSELVIKAEGFAKAGEIDSSVAEGAKIAGVWESTRQELEKKFST; this is encoded by the coding sequence ATGAACGATCCTGAGGACAGGGCATGGCTCAAAGAGATGATAACCTCTCTTTTAGAAAACATGGCTACTCGGATCGAAAATTTAGACCGTCTTTTGGTGTCCAAGGAGCCAAAGGATTTGCAAGCCGAACTACACCAAATCAAAGGTGTGGCCGCCAATTTCGGTTTGGCAGCACTTTCTGAACTCGTAATCAAAGCAGAAGGTTTTGCCAAAGCGGGTGAAATTGACTCCTCTGTAGCAGAAGGAGCCAAAATTGCCGGGGTTTGGGAATCGACTAGGCAAGAATTAGAAAAAAAGTTTTCTACATAA
- a CDS encoding peptidase domain-containing ABC transporter, whose product MQSEVRRNLEKIRAVFRSNYLLAELEESEIENLLPYIEVRFVRLGQNLIKANQMPDYIHFVMTGRFGMKQNKQEVNLGRFAFVEVGESIGERITLTKTPSKHDYYALEPSIVLLLPTSRFLKLVESHPEIVEKAKHREEEQEKFHYVRKLSFFGELSPEEIKLILKSIQLVKVQQGDFIFAEGEDGDAAYIVRSGKIQIRTENPRKIISIMRSGDILGEIAIFKQQKRLASAVASEDSDLYKIPGVVFRKVIGVEKGNKLEEIVQSRLLRYSTYKAKEKEENTIRPFVSKRFEFRKTTKKIFIEQVTTDQITLVGLVCSELALRAFDRPLPNNWKIRIKNELSRNIVPGIFELAIELEKLGFLTKQQHLSPEQLSDLENPVFITDDESVPCLLYLYDQELDAVLISHPIKGVYELSIPEFLKIWDGVILQFSPAPAAMSADVSLISFFKELRILFSPKRSEIRWILVATVFSAFLTLSLPYLIRQVVDQVLVFSDRNFLFTLVFGVALAIFFQTLFSLFRNLIAIGLMQSLEYNYFVRFFQHILNLTLPEFRKFETGDFTQRLKENQRILEITQRSGLFLILDLVTLPIYLFILFRLDKSLTFVGLFFLIVYSLFVVRSSAKIKKLQKHSFESKKKTTSFFLSLFAGMPLIKSSAMESRYLAKGLNEIARTILTNLRVGKRVHVLELMSKFFEQIGLIAVITFGVSDVLYESLTLGSFLAFLVLYSLLMEPIVRLCHLYEDLSELRESRMRLTEIYSLPGEIVSQRPFGELPRLSGKITLDHVSFRYSETSPEILSDIHLEIEAGEKIAIVGRSGCGKSTLMRVMMGTLIPSKGKVFVDSFDLSTLDPEEVRIQFGAVEQHPILFSGTIAENLSKKNPSLNRESLLAGAKLASVDQFVERFPMKYETKIGESGIGLSGGQRQRLAIARALVTNPSILFLDEPTSALDSETESHIQSQWETVFQDRTVIQISHRLHSTVSADKIIVLDEGRIVEMGTHAELITTKGFYYHLFPTLSEGDKDV is encoded by the coding sequence ATGCAATCAGAAGTTAGGCGAAATCTTGAAAAAATCCGCGCTGTGTTTCGGAGTAATTATTTACTTGCAGAGTTAGAAGAATCGGAAATTGAAAATTTATTACCGTATATAGAAGTACGTTTTGTACGGTTAGGACAAAATTTAATCAAAGCTAATCAAATGCCGGATTACATTCATTTTGTAATGACTGGTCGATTTGGGATGAAACAAAACAAACAAGAGGTCAATTTAGGTCGATTTGCATTTGTTGAAGTTGGTGAATCAATAGGCGAAAGAATTACACTGACTAAAACTCCATCTAAACATGATTATTATGCATTGGAACCTTCCATTGTCCTTTTACTTCCAACATCTCGTTTTTTAAAGTTAGTTGAATCACATCCAGAAATAGTAGAAAAAGCCAAACATAGAGAAGAAGAACAAGAAAAGTTTCATTATGTTCGTAAACTCAGTTTTTTTGGTGAATTATCGCCAGAAGAGATCAAACTCATTCTCAAATCCATTCAGTTAGTTAAAGTCCAACAAGGGGATTTTATTTTTGCAGAAGGGGAAGACGGGGATGCTGCCTACATCGTTCGATCCGGAAAAATCCAAATTCGGACAGAAAATCCAAGAAAGATTATCTCTATTATGCGTTCGGGAGACATCCTCGGTGAGATTGCAATCTTCAAACAACAGAAAAGATTAGCAAGTGCTGTTGCCTCCGAAGATTCTGATTTGTATAAAATCCCTGGTGTTGTTTTCCGAAAAGTCATAGGTGTTGAGAAAGGAAATAAACTAGAAGAAATTGTTCAGTCGCGGTTACTTCGTTATTCAACTTATAAGGCAAAAGAAAAAGAAGAAAATACAATTCGTCCTTTTGTTTCTAAACGTTTTGAATTTAGAAAAACTACAAAAAAAATCTTCATCGAACAAGTGACTACTGACCAAATCACTTTGGTCGGTTTGGTTTGTAGTGAACTTGCTCTAAGAGCATTTGATAGACCTCTACCTAACAATTGGAAAATCAGAATCAAAAATGAACTCAGTAGAAATATTGTTCCTGGGATTTTTGAATTAGCCATTGAGTTAGAGAAGTTGGGTTTTTTAACCAAACAACAACATCTTTCTCCAGAACAACTTTCTGATTTAGAAAACCCAGTTTTTATAACTGACGATGAAAGTGTTCCTTGTTTACTTTATTTATATGACCAAGAGTTAGATGCAGTTCTTATCTCTCATCCAATCAAAGGTGTTTATGAACTTTCTATTCCTGAGTTTTTAAAAATTTGGGATGGAGTGATATTGCAGTTTTCGCCGGCACCGGCTGCAATGTCTGCCGATGTTAGTTTGATTAGTTTTTTTAAAGAACTTAGAATTTTGTTTAGTCCCAAACGAAGTGAGATTCGTTGGATTTTAGTCGCTACGGTATTTTCTGCATTTTTGACTTTGTCTTTGCCTTATTTGATCCGGCAGGTAGTGGATCAGGTTCTAGTTTTTTCCGATCGCAATTTTCTATTTACCTTAGTTTTTGGTGTGGCACTTGCTATATTTTTCCAGACTTTATTTTCTTTATTTCGCAACTTAATCGCAATTGGTCTTATGCAAAGTTTGGAATACAATTACTTTGTAAGATTTTTCCAACATATACTGAATTTAACCTTACCCGAATTTAGAAAATTTGAAACCGGCGACTTTACGCAAAGATTAAAAGAAAATCAAAGGATATTGGAAATTACACAAAGGTCAGGATTGTTTCTAATTCTAGATTTGGTAACTTTACCAATTTACCTTTTTATACTATTTCGTTTAGATAAAAGTCTTACTTTTGTCGGGCTTTTTTTCCTTATCGTTTATTCTTTGTTTGTTGTTCGTTCTAGCGCTAAAATTAAAAAATTACAAAAACATAGCTTTGAATCCAAAAAGAAAACCACTTCCTTTTTCCTATCATTGTTTGCTGGAATGCCACTTATTAAATCTTCTGCAATGGAAAGTCGATACCTTGCTAAGGGTTTGAATGAAATAGCAAGAACCATCTTAACCAATCTAAGAGTTGGAAAACGAGTCCATGTATTGGAACTTATGAGTAAGTTCTTTGAACAAATTGGTCTAATTGCAGTGATTACATTCGGTGTTAGCGATGTTTTGTATGAGTCACTAACGTTGGGAAGTTTTTTGGCATTCCTTGTATTATACTCACTTCTTATGGAACCTATTGTTAGGCTTTGTCATTTGTATGAAGACTTAAGTGAATTGCGAGAGTCTCGTATGCGACTCACGGAGATTTATTCTTTGCCTGGGGAAATTGTCAGTCAACGTCCGTTTGGTGAATTACCTAGACTTTCTGGAAAAATTACTTTAGACCATGTTAGTTTTCGTTATTCAGAGACCAGCCCTGAAATACTTTCTGATATTCATTTAGAAATCGAAGCCGGAGAAAAAATTGCCATAGTGGGAAGGAGTGGGTGTGGTAAGTCTACTTTGATGAGGGTGATGATGGGGACACTCATTCCCAGTAAAGGGAAAGTGTTTGTGGACTCATTCGATCTTTCTACATTAGATCCTGAAGAAGTAAGGATTCAATTTGGAGCAGTAGAACAACATCCGATTCTTTTTTCTGGAACCATTGCCGAAAATCTATCCAAAAAAAACCCATCTTTAAATCGAGAATCTTTGTTAGCTGGTGCAAAGTTAGCTTCTGTGGATCAATTTGTTGAAAGATTTCCAATGAAATATGAAACAAAAATTGGAGAATCTGGAATTGGTCTTTCAGGTGGGCAAAGGCAACGGCTAGCCATTGCTAGAGCGCTTGTTACTAATCCAAGTATACTTTTTTTGGATGAACCTACTTCTGCATTGGATTCGGAAACAGAATCACATATCCAGTCGCAATGGGAAACCGTATTCCAAGATAGAACTGTCATTCAAATCTCGCATAGACTTCATAGTACGGTGAGTGCTGATAAAATCATAGTATTAGATGAAGGCCGCATCGTTGAGATGGGAACTCATGCTGAGTTGATCACAACAAAAGGTTTTTATTACCATTTGTTTCCAACTTTAAGCGAAGGGGATAAAGATGTTTAA
- a CDS encoding DUF6938 domain-containing protein, which translates to MFGLETGFLSKQTAGLIRGILQKRYSIGNSSVPLFSSPSNLYPGLELISDQGPNPIQKRLVVGSVRMGYGHHRMALSVYSHSLKKQIPTYLHDLLAISSPEAKAIADIDSGYSYFSRLSAEIGGPAEWLWGLLMSQGNLTSLELSCQLAELYKGLMKGIPTDSPVITTYPLNGQIAVTSGFQKTIHLICDNYPQYYLLVPGALNLVQTPSAYTKFIQMGIPKENLAVAGHWVNEDIVSGAVTDSENRVRRIDAKKCRRFLIPIGGAGAQKGYVLDLIRLSKKHLQNKKAVFWINTGDHSKVLKSIEEFLIVQKISYLSINTWEDLIRFIERHPLRSEDNENNPPVVLFHFPSHTEAFSATDRLIRITDVLVTKPSELAFYPVPKLFIRRVGDHEAASVLRSLELGEGTVECREVIHAKELVHIFTESDDLLLRMNESVIKNIIEGIYNGSKTAVEIATAN; encoded by the coding sequence ATGTTCGGCCTGGAAACCGGCTTTTTATCCAAACAAACGGCAGGTCTCATTCGCGGGATCCTACAAAAACGGTATTCCATCGGCAATTCTTCCGTTCCTTTGTTTTCTTCTCCATCAAATTTGTATCCTGGTTTGGAACTCATCTCAGACCAAGGACCAAATCCCATCCAAAAACGATTGGTGGTCGGAAGTGTTCGTATGGGGTATGGGCACCATCGTATGGCCCTTTCCGTTTATTCTCATTCTTTAAAAAAACAAATTCCAACTTACTTACATGACTTACTCGCCATAAGCTCCCCGGAAGCAAAAGCGATTGCCGACATTGATTCGGGTTATAGTTATTTTTCAAGACTCAGTGCTGAAATCGGTGGGCCAGCGGAATGGCTCTGGGGTCTGCTTATGTCCCAAGGAAACCTCACTTCTTTGGAACTCTCTTGCCAATTGGCTGAGTTGTATAAAGGACTCATGAAAGGAATTCCTACTGATTCACCCGTGATCACCACATACCCGTTAAATGGTCAGATCGCAGTAACTTCAGGATTTCAAAAAACAATCCATCTTATCTGCGATAACTATCCACAGTATTATTTATTAGTGCCAGGAGCTTTGAATTTAGTCCAAACACCTTCCGCTTATACAAAGTTTATCCAGATGGGTATACCAAAAGAAAACCTAGCCGTTGCTGGACATTGGGTCAATGAAGACATTGTATCTGGCGCTGTCACTGATAGTGAAAATCGAGTTCGTCGCATAGATGCAAAAAAATGTAGAAGGTTTCTCATTCCGATTGGAGGAGCGGGTGCGCAAAAAGGATATGTGCTCGATTTGATTCGTTTGAGTAAAAAACATCTACAGAATAAAAAAGCAGTATTTTGGATCAATACAGGTGATCATTCTAAAGTTTTAAAATCCATTGAAGAATTTCTCATTGTTCAAAAGATTTCTTATTTATCCATCAATACTTGGGAAGATTTAATTCGTTTTATTGAACGGCATCCTTTACGTTCCGAGGATAACGAAAACAATCCACCTGTAGTTTTGTTTCATTTCCCATCACATACAGAAGCTTTTTCTGCTACTGATCGATTGATACGTATTACGGATGTTCTCGTTACAAAACCATCGGAACTTGCTTTTTATCCTGTTCCCAAACTTTTTATCCGCCGAGTGGGAGATCATGAAGCAGCATCAGTTCTTAGGTCATTGGAACTAGGAGAAGGAACTGTGGAATGTCGGGAAGTGATACATGCAAAAGAACTTGTGCATATTTTTACCGAGTCGGACGATCTGTTACTGCGGATGAATGAGTCTGTAATCAAAAACATCATCGAAGGTATCTATAACGGAAGTAAGACGGCCGTGGAAATAGCGACCGCAAATTAA
- a CDS encoding HlyD family efflux transporter periplasmic adaptor subunit, with product MFKKFKNIKETDSNWESRHSASYYDELLKHPAPNWERKGIYLITAFFICFVLFLVLGRVDVVVQATGSIRPKGNYHMVEALETGTLTNLYVKSGDFLKKGDPIMELEFSEQQIELSKDTNNLDYEEKKLQRLVRNRREAEKILKNLAYNLENNSGSLLSGGVLNKFVNLKKAFMDFQNGVGAKFIYDQSLLEFNEEFGNLKDEIQREENLISSLRGDTKLKRERVANAVIRMPFSGIIGELSVNNVGQNIIRGQTVASLMEEGQPLEAIVEVSSKDIGAVRIGLSSVIKVKAFHQNDFGVVEGTVSQIIPNTKEKDSFSVVLILGTQDLNQDGKEFQLFPGLKVVADIVIDRKSIYQILFRYADPRN from the coding sequence ATGTTTAAAAAATTTAAAAACATAAAAGAAACTGATTCCAATTGGGAATCAAGACATTCGGCATCCTATTATGATGAGTTATTAAAACACCCAGCTCCAAATTGGGAACGAAAAGGAATTTATCTTATTACTGCATTTTTTATATGTTTTGTTTTATTTTTAGTTTTGGGAAGGGTGGATGTGGTTGTTCAAGCAACAGGGTCTATCAGGCCGAAAGGTAACTACCATATGGTGGAGGCTTTGGAAACAGGTACACTGACCAACTTATATGTTAAATCAGGGGACTTTCTTAAAAAAGGTGACCCCATCATGGAGTTAGAATTCTCTGAACAACAAATTGAATTATCAAAGGATACTAACAATTTAGATTACGAAGAAAAGAAATTGCAGAGGTTAGTTCGAAATAGAAGAGAAGCTGAAAAGATTTTAAAAAACTTAGCTTATAATTTAGAAAATAATTCTGGTTCTTTATTGTCGGGTGGAGTATTAAACAAATTTGTTAATTTAAAAAAAGCATTTATGGATTTTCAGAATGGTGTTGGAGCAAAATTCATTTATGATCAAAGTTTATTAGAGTTTAATGAAGAGTTTGGAAATTTAAAAGATGAAATTCAACGAGAAGAAAATTTAATTTCCAGCCTTCGGGGAGATACAAAGTTAAAACGAGAGAGAGTGGCCAATGCTGTGATTCGTATGCCATTTTCAGGTATCATAGGAGAACTTTCAGTCAATAACGTAGGGCAAAATATTATCCGAGGACAAACTGTAGCTTCACTCATGGAAGAGGGGCAACCTTTGGAAGCGATAGTGGAAGTCAGTAGTAAAGATATTGGTGCAGTTCGTATAGGTTTATCCTCAGTGATTAAAGTAAAGGCGTTCCATCAAAATGATTTTGGTGTGGTCGAAGGAACGGTTTCACAAATCATTCCCAATACAAAAGAAAAGGATTCATTTTCAGTTGTTCTTATTTTGGGAACACAGGACTTAAACCAAGATGGAAAAGAATTCCAATTGTTCCCAGGTCTGAAAGTAGTTGCTGATATAGTTATCGATAGAAAAAGTATTTATCAAATTTTGTTTCGTTATGCGGATCCTAGGAATTAG
- a CDS encoding acetyl-CoA C-acetyltransferase, whose product MEQVYILGGLRSAFGSFGGTLKDMSAVDLGVEVSKAALQKTGVDASLIEESIFGNVIPTGKDGIYLARHIGLKSGVPIASPALTLNRLCGSGMEAVIQAAKKIMLGEAHTVLAGGVESMSNAPYVVRNARFGVRYGNTEFEDSLAQGLTDVYVELPMGMTAENLADQYKISREEQDLWAATSQERAEEATNKGILKDEIHTITINGKTPIVFDKDEFIKGKAGATKLANLKPAFKKDGTVTAGNASGINDGASALIVASASQAKKLGKEPLAIVKSWGHAGCEPAKMGIGPAIAIPAALQKAGLSLKDIGLFEINEAFAAQYLAVQKELGLDPKITNVNGGAVAIGHPLGASGNRVTLTLALEMQRRGVKYGVASLCIGGGQGIAIVLENPKA is encoded by the coding sequence ATGGAACAAGTTTATATATTGGGCGGACTCCGGTCTGCTTTCGGTAGTTTTGGCGGAACTCTCAAAGACATGAGTGCCGTAGATCTTGGAGTCGAAGTTTCAAAAGCAGCACTTCAAAAGACTGGCGTAGATGCTTCCCTCATTGAAGAAAGTATTTTTGGGAACGTAATCCCTACAGGAAAAGATGGAATCTATTTAGCACGACATATCGGTTTGAAATCAGGGGTTCCGATTGCAAGCCCAGCCCTCACTCTCAACAGACTTTGTGGTTCGGGAATGGAAGCAGTCATCCAAGCTGCAAAAAAAATTATGTTGGGAGAAGCACACACTGTTCTTGCTGGTGGTGTGGAATCGATGAGTAACGCACCTTATGTGGTAAGAAATGCAAGATTTGGTGTTCGTTATGGAAATACTGAATTTGAAGATTCTTTAGCACAAGGTTTAACGGATGTTTATGTAGAACTTCCTATGGGTATGACAGCGGAAAATTTAGCTGACCAATACAAAATCTCAAGGGAAGAACAAGACCTTTGGGCTGCCACTTCACAAGAAAGAGCTGAAGAAGCGACAAACAAAGGAATCTTAAAAGATGAGATTCATACAATTACCATAAACGGAAAAACCCCTATCGTATTTGATAAGGATGAATTCATTAAAGGAAAAGCAGGTGCGACAAAACTAGCAAACTTAAAACCTGCTTTCAAAAAAGACGGAACTGTCACTGCAGGAAATGCATCTGGTATCAATGACGGTGCTTCTGCATTGATTGTGGCCTCAGCATCCCAAGCAAAAAAATTAGGAAAAGAACCTTTAGCTATCGTGAAATCATGGGGACATGCTGGTTGTGAACCTGCAAAGATGGGGATTGGTCCGGCGATTGCAATTCCTGCCGCATTACAAAAAGCTGGTCTTAGTTTGAAAGACATCGGCCTATTTGAAATCAATGAAGCATTTGCTGCACAGTATTTAGCAGTTCAAAAAGAGTTGGGGCTTGATCCTAAAATTACCAACGTGAATGGTGGGGCTGTTGCGATTGGACATCCACTCGGGGCTTCTGGTAATCGTGTGACTTTGACTCTTGCATTAGAAATGCAAAGAAGAGGAGTTAAATACGGAGTCGCCTCACTTTGTATTGGTGGTGGGCAAGGAATAGCTATCGTTTTAGAAAATCCGAAAGCTTAA